From Vibrio tritonius, the proteins below share one genomic window:
- a CDS encoding AraC family transcriptional regulator produces the protein MAEFITREHVAGIHSKQPWFVLSAEQFFAHKPPNHPYISHFYSFTMSNELGKTIAIPDGCIDLLFDCDGDSPIGLVCGTTLQAREVTFTPHHHYFGVRFIPGMVPDFLNVSAPELIEHQSRFVDVVSDSQFICEQVIRAHSFLERVELINGFLALKQLHSPSRLTSQIVAKICQEKGNIQVQDLERYSGYTRRTLERQFQQDIGLTPKTFIRAIRCQSAVYSINHLDTLTFSDLASGLGFSDQAHFLREFKKLVHVTPLVYQQQVRQNTYLEHLQVC, from the coding sequence ATGGCGGAATTTATCACACGTGAACACGTGGCAGGAATTCATTCAAAACAACCTTGGTTTGTCTTAAGTGCGGAGCAGTTTTTCGCCCATAAACCACCCAATCACCCCTATATTTCCCATTTTTACAGTTTCACAATGAGTAACGAATTGGGCAAAACTATCGCCATTCCCGATGGCTGTATTGACCTATTGTTCGACTGTGATGGAGACTCCCCTATCGGCCTCGTTTGTGGCACAACGCTACAAGCTCGTGAAGTCACCTTTACACCACATCATCACTACTTTGGCGTGCGCTTTATTCCCGGCATGGTGCCTGATTTTCTTAATGTTTCCGCCCCTGAATTGATTGAGCATCAGTCACGCTTTGTGGATGTGGTCAGCGACAGCCAATTCATTTGCGAACAAGTGATTCGCGCCCACAGTTTCTTAGAGCGGGTGGAGTTAATCAATGGCTTTCTAGCGCTAAAGCAGCTGCACTCGCCTTCACGACTCACTTCACAGATTGTCGCCAAAATCTGCCAAGAGAAAGGCAATATTCAAGTGCAAGATCTCGAGCGTTATTCTGGGTATACCCGACGAACGTTAGAGCGCCAATTCCAACAAGATATTGGCCTAACGCCGAAGACATTTATTCGCGCCATTCGCTGTCAATCTGCGGTCTATAGCATCAATCATCTTGATACCCTCACCTTTTCCGATTTGGCTTCAGGTTTAGGCTTTAGCGACCAAGCGCATTTTCTTAGAGAGTTTAAAAAACTGGTTCACGTTACACCGCTGGTTTACCAGCAGCAGGTACGACAAAATACCTATCTTGAGCATTTGCAGGTTTGCTAA
- a CDS encoding DHA2 family efflux MFS transporter permease subunit codes for MSEQQQFRPANMALCVFAISLGVFMQVLDSTIANVSLPTIAGNMGVSLSQGTWVITSFTVSNAIGLPITAWLSRRVGEVHLYVGALVLFSLMSFLCGISQSMGELVVFRTLQGLVAAPLFPMSQVLLMSIFPKDKRHMALALIGMVAVVGPILGPILGGWLTYDYSWPWIFFINLPIGVFTVMVVMKQLKDRPHKPEKVKLDVIGLATMALGVGVLQVVLDKGNDLDWFSNSWIIGGSIFAVIMLIFMVIWELTDDNPIINLKLFKNRNFCIGTILLTLGYAGFFSINLILPQWLQSQMGYTALWAGLACAPMGVIPLFLTPVLGRFGHKMDMRMLAAGSFVVIAISCYARARFNTEVDFGSIAIIQLFMGIGISLFFMPMTTILLSDLNGPDIADAASLSTFIRTIGASFASSLTTWYWSHNASLHHSVMSEHISAYNPLVSGDLQQGGLSYLERMNGTITTQSYMMSTIDLFTLLMGLFIVLVPFIFFTKKAAAGH; via the coding sequence ATGAGTGAGCAGCAACAATTTCGACCAGCGAACATGGCGTTGTGTGTCTTCGCCATTTCACTGGGCGTGTTTATGCAGGTACTCGACTCGACTATCGCGAACGTGTCGTTGCCGACCATAGCCGGTAATATGGGGGTGAGTTTAAGCCAAGGTACTTGGGTTATTACCTCATTTACCGTGAGTAATGCGATTGGCTTGCCAATCACTGCATGGTTAAGTCGCCGTGTTGGGGAAGTGCATCTGTATGTGGGCGCTTTGGTGCTCTTTAGTTTGATGTCTTTCCTTTGCGGTATCTCCCAGTCCATGGGCGAGTTGGTGGTATTTCGTACCCTGCAAGGTTTGGTGGCAGCGCCGCTGTTTCCGATGAGCCAAGTGCTGTTGATGTCGATTTTCCCCAAAGATAAACGACATATGGCGCTTGCCCTGATTGGTATGGTGGCGGTGGTCGGGCCGATTCTAGGTCCTATCCTCGGAGGTTGGTTAACTTACGACTATAGCTGGCCGTGGATCTTCTTTATCAACTTACCGATTGGTGTGTTCACCGTGATGGTAGTGATGAAGCAGCTCAAAGACCGCCCACACAAACCAGAGAAAGTAAAACTGGATGTGATTGGTTTGGCGACGATGGCGCTGGGTGTTGGCGTATTACAAGTAGTGCTGGATAAAGGTAACGACTTGGATTGGTTCTCCAACTCATGGATCATCGGTGGCTCTATTTTTGCCGTCATCATGTTGATCTTTATGGTGATTTGGGAGCTGACCGACGATAACCCTATCATCAACCTAAAACTGTTTAAGAACCGTAACTTCTGTATTGGTACGATTCTGCTGACCTTAGGTTATGCGGGCTTCTTTAGTATCAACTTGATTTTGCCACAGTGGTTACAAAGTCAAATGGGTTACACCGCACTTTGGGCGGGGTTAGCTTGTGCGCCGATGGGGGTGATTCCACTCTTCTTGACCCCGGTGCTGGGACGCTTTGGTCATAAGATGGACATGCGGATGCTGGCGGCAGGTTCGTTTGTGGTGATTGCGATCAGCTGTTATGCCCGTGCTCGGTTTAATACGGAAGTCGACTTTGGCTCGATTGCGATCATTCAGCTCTTTATGGGGATTGGGATTTCGCTGTTCTTTATGCCAATGACCACGATTTTGCTGTCGGATTTGAATGGCCCTGATATCGCCGATGCGGCGTCGTTATCGACCTTTATCCGTACCATAGGTGCGAGTTTCGCTTCGTCACTAACTACCTGGTATTGGTCACATAACGCCAGCTTGCACCACTCAGTGATGTCGGAACACATCTCGGCATACAATCCATTGGTGTCGGGCGACCTTCAGCAGGGCGGTTTGTCGTACCTTGAACGAATGAATGGCACCATTACCACGCAGTCTTACATGATGTCGACCATCGACCTCTTTACGCTGCTAATGGGGCTGTTTATTGTGCTGGTTCCATTTATCTTCTTCACCAAGAAGGCCGCTGCCGGTCACTAA
- a CDS encoding efflux RND transporter periplasmic adaptor subunit: MQQNNNENASVDNASLENKANRKKGFAIFGSALLVAAACSGFYYFNYVVGEQSTEDAYVNGNLVQITPEITGTVTRIDVEDGDYVKQGQPLVYLDDADAKIAFESAEANLAQTVRQVRALFNDLEQAKAVVKTKTIALEQAQSDYDRRKNMVKAGGLSREELSHARDVMSSANQDLAAAKQQLQAREAAVHNTTVESHPMVKAAIAQVKKTYLEQQRTVLVAPVSGYVAKRNVQVGQRISQNSNLMAVVPLNDVWVDANFKETQLQDMRIGQKVDLISDLYGDDVVFHGEVESLGIGTGSAFSVLPAQNATGNWIKVVQRLPVRIKLDDEELTAHPLRIGLSMIAEVNTSDTSGPLLSQNTPDKALYSTNVYSQSLAGVDPLIDRIIAENDASDKNYLAKE; the protein is encoded by the coding sequence ATGCAACAGAATAACAATGAAAACGCGTCGGTAGACAACGCGTCTCTTGAGAACAAAGCAAACCGCAAAAAAGGATTCGCCATTTTTGGGAGCGCATTACTTGTGGCGGCTGCTTGTTCAGGCTTTTACTACTTTAACTATGTCGTGGGAGAGCAAAGCACTGAAGATGCCTATGTAAACGGTAACTTAGTGCAGATCACCCCGGAAATCACCGGTACAGTGACACGTATCGACGTGGAAGATGGCGACTACGTAAAACAAGGTCAGCCACTGGTTTATCTCGATGATGCAGATGCCAAAATTGCTTTTGAAAGTGCTGAAGCAAACCTTGCGCAAACAGTACGCCAAGTACGCGCGCTGTTTAACGATCTTGAACAAGCAAAAGCGGTTGTTAAGACCAAGACCATCGCGCTAGAACAAGCGCAAAGCGACTACGATCGTCGTAAAAATATGGTGAAAGCGGGCGGTTTGTCTCGTGAAGAATTAAGCCATGCTCGTGATGTAATGAGCTCTGCTAACCAAGATTTGGCGGCCGCAAAACAACAATTGCAAGCTCGTGAAGCAGCGGTGCATAACACCACGGTGGAATCACACCCTATGGTGAAAGCGGCGATTGCTCAAGTTAAGAAAACCTATTTGGAACAACAACGTACCGTACTTGTTGCGCCAGTATCGGGTTACGTAGCAAAACGTAACGTGCAAGTGGGGCAACGCATTTCCCAAAACTCTAATTTGATGGCGGTAGTGCCACTGAATGATGTGTGGGTGGATGCGAACTTTAAAGAAACGCAATTGCAAGATATGCGCATTGGCCAAAAAGTGGATCTGATTTCTGACCTGTATGGCGACGATGTGGTGTTCCACGGTGAAGTTGAAAGCTTAGGTATCGGTACGGGTAGCGCGTTCTCAGTATTACCAGCACAAAACGCAACCGGTAACTGGATAAAAGTGGTTCAACGTTTGCCAGTACGGATCAAATTGGATGATGAAGAACTGACTGCACATCCACTGCGTATTGGTCTGTCGATGATTGCTGAAGTAAATACCTCTGATACCTCTGGTCCATTGCTATCACAAAATACGCCAGACAAAGCGCTGTACAGCACCAATGTTTACAGCCAATCCCTTGCTGGTGTAGACCCACTTATCGACCGCATCATTGCTGAAAATGATGCTAGCGATAAAAACTACTTGGCTAAAGAGTAA
- a CDS encoding efflux transporter outer membrane subunit, producing MNKLTPLAAVISVAMLYGCAAPSDIKPTNQINDQSVLEHSKSLASTDLSAATWPQSDWWTVLNDTQLNNLIQRALKNSPTLQLANANLNKASAAVMAADAQFDPQLAANAGAARSRLSRSEDTVFHQGNQYSTLYSLGLSGSYNVDLWGGERDAWEASVDAQRAAQVDHQAARISLSSGIASTYIQLANAYRLLDIAQQDQERTQGIVTITQRLLDNGLTSDDRLYTAQSNAATSQQTVKQRLLAIKQLNNALATMVGEGPDLANTIKRPAALMNTKLALPTELPANLLAHRPDIVAAKWRVEAASKNIASAKTKFYPNLNLSAMAGFRAVLGDAMFEDVSRQWRVAPAISLPIFTRDLKANLIENTADYDAAVAQYNQTLVNALGDVADTVLALQSAEQQLNDAKESVRLAKKSYHITEKRYQSGMGSQLEVLMAENQLLQAESALTTLQNQQQEKQVTLVNVLGGGFYDTQTTPSQQNNQVTTTK from the coding sequence TGTGATTTCTGTTGCCATGCTCTACGGTTGTGCCGCGCCAAGCGACATTAAACCGACTAATCAGATCAATGATCAGAGTGTGTTGGAACACAGTAAAAGCCTAGCGTCTACTGATCTATCTGCTGCAACTTGGCCACAAAGTGATTGGTGGACAGTGCTCAATGATACTCAGCTCAACAATCTTATCCAACGTGCACTGAAAAATAGCCCAACGTTGCAACTTGCTAACGCTAATCTCAATAAAGCGTCGGCAGCGGTAATGGCGGCGGATGCGCAGTTTGATCCTCAGTTGGCTGCAAATGCTGGTGCCGCTCGTTCACGCTTATCTCGCTCTGAAGACACCGTTTTTCACCAAGGTAATCAGTACAGCACATTGTATAGCTTGGGATTGAGTGGCAGTTACAACGTCGATTTGTGGGGTGGTGAGCGTGACGCATGGGAAGCCAGTGTCGATGCACAACGTGCTGCGCAAGTGGATCATCAAGCCGCGCGTATTTCACTCTCTAGTGGCATTGCCAGTACCTACATTCAGCTTGCTAATGCCTACCGCTTATTGGATATCGCTCAGCAAGACCAAGAGCGTACTCAAGGTATTGTGACCATTACGCAACGTTTGCTGGACAACGGCTTAACCTCCGATGACCGCCTGTATACCGCGCAAAGTAATGCGGCGACCTCACAACAAACGGTTAAACAGCGTTTGCTGGCTATCAAACAGCTTAACAATGCGTTAGCGACCATGGTTGGTGAAGGTCCTGATTTGGCGAATACCATCAAGCGTCCAGCGGCGTTGATGAATACCAAATTGGCGCTGCCAACTGAGTTGCCAGCCAATTTATTAGCTCATCGTCCTGATATTGTGGCGGCGAAGTGGCGTGTTGAAGCGGCGAGCAAAAACATTGCATCAGCGAAAACCAAGTTCTATCCGAACTTGAATTTAAGCGCAATGGCAGGGTTTAGAGCAGTGCTAGGCGATGCGATGTTTGAAGATGTCAGCCGTCAGTGGCGCGTTGCACCAGCGATTTCACTGCCGATTTTTACGCGCGATTTGAAAGCCAATTTGATTGAAAATACAGCAGATTATGATGCTGCAGTTGCTCAGTACAATCAAACCTTGGTCAATGCTCTAGGTGATGTTGCCGATACCGTGTTGGCGCTTCAGTCTGCTGAGCAGCAGTTAAATGACGCGAAAGAGAGTGTGCGCTTAGCCAAGAAAAGTTACCACATCACTGAAAAACGGTATCAGTCGGGGATGGGGAGCCAACTCGAAGTGCTAATGGCAGAGAACCAATTACTTCAGGCTGAATCAGCTCTGACAACGTTGCAAAACCAGCAACAAGAAAAACAAGTGACCTTGGTGAATGTATTAGGTGGTGGATTTTATGACACGCAAACCACTCCATCTCAACAAAACAACCAAGTGACCACAACCAAATAG